One genomic segment of Hordeum vulgare subsp. vulgare chromosome 2H, MorexV3_pseudomolecules_assembly, whole genome shotgun sequence includes these proteins:
- the LOC123427548 gene encoding BEACH domain-containing protein C2 isoform X1 — protein sequence MSTGTPTMPPETSPPLRSRHRPPGVPAAAPQEVVQAVDAAVMGDRGGRVDCLLEMVSEGQGELPHYVVDVLLGTMGGVDDLDEVRDTTGTGTSPSIMSNSRAAITAAELLPHLPCSDEPSPRTRMAIGLHAALGACTRNRAMCSSSGLLSVLLESAEKLFVGTGQSSTSSWDGTPLLQCIQLLGGHSLSVKDLHSWLGLVKKALGTSWATPLILALEKAMGSEEARGPAATFEFDGESSGLLGPGDSRWPFSSGYGFATWIYIESFSDTLSTATAAAAIAAAAAATSGKSSAMSAAAAASALAGEGTTHMPRLFSFLSSDNQGVEAYFHGQFLVVESGGGKGKKASLHFTYAFKPQRWYFVGLEHTNKHGLLGKGDSELRLYVDGSLHESRAFDFPRISKPLAFCCIGTNPPPTIAGLQRRRRQCPLFAEMGPIYIFREPIGPDRMSRLALRGGDILPTFGNGAGFPWKATNDHIKNMTEESFALNHEIGGCLHLLYHPSLLSGRFCPDASPSGSSGTHRRPAEVLGLVHVSPRVRPAESLWALAYGGPMALLPLTVSSVQMDTLEPALGELSLSLATASLSSPILRIISLAIQHPGNNEELCRTYAPELLSRVLHYLLQASSELGSGEEEGVTNEELVAAIVSLCQSQRNNHELKVQLFRTLLLDLKMWSSCNYGLQKKLLSSLADMVFTESICMRDANALQMLLDGCRRCYWAIREPDSIDNLPLTGTKRSLGEVNALIDELLVVIELLLGAVSSTAASDDVCSLIGFIVDCPQPNQVARLLHLIYRLIVQPNISRANMFAHSFICSGGVEALLVLLQREAKAGNNHILDNSANLSECDVLSNEGSDAKATTGEGYCQDDESQLAEQHESIVHDDTEQEAAKTNGASFKTLGAKIGRKISNSENQLVKNLGGINFSITADNVRNNVYNVDKGDGIVVGIIRILGALVASGHLKFASSSSNPNLPDGLLTTVHDEGNTMSEDRVSLLLFALQKAFQAAPRRLMTANVYMALISAAINVSSADENLNLYDCGHRFEHIQLLLVLLRTLPYASRSFQARAIQDILFLACSHPENRTTMTTIAEWPEWILEVLIYNHEKGSKKYVDGVSIGEIEDLVHNFLIIMLEHSMRQKDGWREVEATIHCAEWLSMVGGSSTGEQRLRREQSLPIFKRRLLGDLLDFSARELQVQTEVIAAAAAGVAAEGLSPEEAKVQAENAAHLSVALAENAIVILMLVEDHLRTQGQHFCVSRVLNSVLSSTSIASSAPSRSNSLSRAGSEHIDAGLSRRSSLSSDAGGLPLDQVLTSMADANGQISAAVMERLTAAAAAEPYESVKHAFVSYGSCIADLAESWKYRSRLWYGVGVPSKSDLFGGGGSDSESWRSALEKDSNGNWVELPLVKKSLEVLQALLLDDSGLGGGLGIGGGSGPGMGVMAALYQLLDSDQPFLCMLRMTLVSMREDDNGEGDALLKNTSIKDVISEGSLGPFDGNSHSSTRKPRPALLWSVLGPILNMPITESKRQRVLVASSILYSEVWHAIGRDRSPLRKQYIELILPPFIAILRRWRPLLAGVHELTSYDGRNPLIADDRALAADALPIEAALSMISPGWAAAFASPPVAMALAMMAAGASGTETVTPRRNTLSRHDTSLPERKAAARLQTFSSFQKPVETNHNKPGSTPKDKAGVKAAALAATRDLERTAKIGSGRGLSAVAMATSGQRRSASDIDRAKRWNTSEAMSAAWMECLQSADSKPVSGREFSTLSYKYVAILVSGFAFARNLQRVEMERQTQVDVLNRHRASTGVRAWRHLLHCLTEMGRLYGPFEEPMCTPDRIFWKLDFTESSSRMRRFMKRNYKGSEHLGAAADYDDRKLLSAAVQSNERNPKGADSSLTDTIPSTAPVVIAEAMSVDDRNEDIEQLESDTTHNSADQLQSSSADQQSMKRSVDSRSSGISADRNLVRSTVVAPGYVPTEADERIIVELPSLMVRPLKVVRGTFQVTSKRINFIIDEHASDSNVDDHASTSSQCYQQDKDRSWLISSLHQIYSRRYLLRRSALELFMVDRSNFFFDFGDMEARKNAYRAIIHTKPPNLNDIFLATQRAEQILKRTQLMERWANWEISNFEYLMELNTLSGRSYNDITQYPVFPWIIADYQSKVLNLDDPSAYRDLSKPIGALNPARLKKFQERYSTFEDPIIPKFHYGSHYSSAGTVLYYLFRMEPFTTLSIQLQGGKFDHADRMFSDLSGTWDSVLDDMSDVKELVPEMFYLPEVFTNINSIDFGTTQLGGKLDSVELPPWAENPVDFVHKHRKALESEHVSTHLHHWIDLIFGYKQRGKDAVMANNVFFYITYEGTVDIDKIADPVQRRAMQDQIAYFGQTPSQLLTVPHMKRKSLTDVLQLQTIFRNPSELKSYVLPNPERCNVPASTMLVSNDSIVVVDMNVPAAHIALHQWQPNTPDGQGAPFLFHHGRNAASSTSGAFMRMFKGSTSSGEDYEFPRAIAFAASAIRSSAIVAVTFDKDIITGGHADCSVKLISPDGAKTIESASGHLAPVTCLALSPDSNYLVTGSRDTTVILWRIHQAGFIHKKNPPEPPPATPRTPRSPLPTSPSSMSNLLETRKCRIEGPMHVLRGHLGEVISCAVSPDLGLVVSSSNMSGVVLHSLRTGRLIRKIHVAEAHFVSLSSQGIILVWSESKKRLSSFTVNGVPIATSVLSPFSGGVSCIEISMDGHFALIGTCSSSHYKCEDNTEPGKQSRKADISEQTEIGQSVHVPSICFVDLHKLKVFHTLELGKGQDITAIALNKENTNLLVSTADKGLMVFTDPALSLKVVDQMLRLGWEGDGLLQS from the exons ATGAGCACGGGCACGCCCACGATGCCGCCGGAGACTTCGCCACCGCTGAGGAGTCGGCATCGGCCTCCCGGAGTGCCAGCTGCCGCGCCGCAGGAGGTGGTGCAGGCCGTGGATGCGGCGGTCATGGGCGATCGTGGAGGCCGGGTGGACTGCCTCCTCGAGATGGTCTCTGAGGGGCAGGGCGAGCTACCGCACTACGTCGTCGATGTTCTGCTCGGAACCATGGGCGGCGTGGATGACCTCGACGAGGTTAGGGACACCACTGGCACTGGTACTTCCCCGAGCATCATGTCCAACTCGCGCGCCGCCATCACTGCCGCTGAGCTCCTGCCTCACCTCCCCTGCAGCGACGAGCCATCACCACGCACTCGTATGGCTATTGGCCTGCACGCCGCGCTAGGGGCCTGCACCCGCAACCGTGCCATGTGCTCTTCCTCAGGCCTCCTATCCGTGCTCCTTGAGTCTGCAGAGAAGCTGTTCGTTGGAACAGGCCAGAGTAGCACTAGTAGCTGGGACGGGACACCACTGCTTCAGTGCATTCAGCTCTTGGGTGGCCACTCGCTTAGTGTGAAGGACCTCCATTCCTGGCTTGGCTTGGTTAAGAAGGCGCTCGGGACGAGCTGGGCCACACCACTGATCCTGGCACTTGAGAAAGCTATGGGCAGTGAGGAAGCAAGAGGTCCTGCCGCGACGTTTGAGTTTGATGGGGAGAGCTCTGGTCTGCTTGGTCCTGGCGATAGCAGGTGGCCCTTCTCGAGTGGCTATGGATTTGCTACTTGGATTTATATTGAATCATTCTCTGACACACTTAGCACAGCAACAGCCGCTGCTGCAATTGCCGCGGCTGCAGCAGCAACATCTGGAAAATCATCAGCAATGTCAGCAGCTGCAGCGGCCAGTGCCCTTGCAGGAGAAGGTACAACACACATGCCACGGCTTTTCAGCTTTCTCTCTTCGGATAACCAGGGTGTGGAGGCTTACTTCCATGGCCAATTCTTGGTGGTGGAGAGCGGGGGTGGGAAGGGCAAGAAGGCTTCTCTGCACTTCACTTATGCGTTCAAGCCTCAGCGCTGGTACTTTGTTGGGCTAGAGCACACAAACAAGCATGGTTTGCTTGGGAAGGGAGACAGTGAATTGAGATTGTATGTGGATGGTAGTCTGCATGAGAGCCGTGCTTTTGATTTCCCGCGCATATCGAAACCACTGGCATTTTGCTGCATTGGGACGAATCCACCACCAACTATTGCAGGCTTGCAAAGGCGTCGACGGCAATGCCCATTATTTGCCGAAATGGGCCCCATCTACATCTTCCGGGAGCCAATAGGGCCAGACAGAATGAGTCGGCTGGCACTCCGGGGAGGAGATATACTTCCTACTTTTGGAAATGGTGCAGGTTTTCCATGGAAGGCAACGAATGACCATATTAAGAACATGACAGAAGAGAGTTTTGCACTGAACCATGAGATTGGGGGCTGCTTGCACCTTCTTTATCACCCTAGTCTTCTCAGTGGCCGTTTTTGTCCAGATGCTTCCCCTTCTGGTTCATCag GAACTCATCGAAGGCCTGCAGAGGTTCTTGGATTGGTTCATGTTTCACCTCGTGTGCGGCCTGCGGAATCTTTGTGGGCCTTAGCTTATGGGGGTCCAATGGCTTTACTTCCATTGACTGTGAGCAGTGTGCAGATGGATACTCTTGAGCCTGCACTTGGTGAATTGTCATTGTCACTTGCCACTGCTTCCCTTTCTTCTCCAATCTTAAGGATTATTTCCCTGGCTATTCAACATCCTGGCAATAATGAAGAATTATGCCGTACATATGCACCTGAGCTTTTGTCACGCGTTTTACATTATCTGTTGCAAGCATCTTCAGAGCTGGGAAGTGGAGAAGAAGAGGGAGTGACTAATGAGGAGCTAGTCGCTGCAATTGTATCTTTGTGCCAATCTCAAAGAAATAATCATGAGCTTAAAGTGCAGCTTTTCAGGACTTTGCTGTTGGACTTGAAGATGTGGAGTTCATGCAACTACGGTTTACAGAAGAAGCTTCTGTCCTCACTTGCAGACATGGTATTTACTGAGTCTATTTGCATGCGAGATGCAAATGCATTGCAAATGCTTCTTGATGGCTGCAGAAGGTGTTACTGGGCTATTCGGGAACCAGATTCAATCGATAACTTACCACTTACTGGAACAAAGAGATCTTTGGGTGAAGTGAATGCTCTGATTGATGAGCTTTTGGTTGTTATTGAACTTCTGCTAGGAGCAGTATCTTCCACAGCTGCTTCGGACGATGTCTGCTCTTTGATTGGATTTATTGTTGACTGCCCACAACCTAATCAG GTAGCAAGGTTGCTTCACCTCATCTATAGGCTGATTGTGCAGCCTAACATTTCTAGAGCCAACATGTTTGCTCACTCATTCATATGTAGTGGTGGTGTGGAAGCACTTCTTGTTCTTCTACAGCGAGAAGCTAAAGCTGGCAATAACCATATTTTGGACAATAGTGCAAATTTAAGTGAATGTGATGTACTGAGTAATGAGGGTTCCGACGCAAAAGCTACAACCGGTGAAGGATATTGCCAGGATGATGAAAGTCAGTTAGCTGAACAGCACGAATCCATTGTTCATGACGACACTGAACAAGAAGCTGCAAAAACAAATGGTGCTTCTTTTAAGACGTTGGGAGCAAAAATAGGAAGGAAGATTTCCAACTCTGAAAATCAGCTCGTAAAGAATTTGGGTGGCATCAACTTCTCAATTACCGCTGATAACGTCCGGAATAATGTATACAATGTTGACAAAGGTGACGGAATCGTTGTTGGAATCATTCGCATTCTTGGTGCTCTAGTTGCATCAGGACACCTAAAATTTGCATCAAGTTCTTCAAATCCAAATTTACCCGATGGTCTTCTGACGACAGTTCATGACGAAGGAAATACTATGTCAGAAGACAGAGTATCACTGTTACTTTTTGCATTACAGAAAGCATTCCAAGCAGCCCCAAGGAGGCTTATGACCGCAAATGTCTATATGGCTTTAATTTCTGCTGCG ATTAATGTTtcttcagctgatgaaaatctgaACCTATATGATTGTGGCCACCGTTTTGAACACATTCAACTTTTGCTAGTGCTGCTCCGCACGCTTCCGTATGCATCAAGGTCATTCCAAGCTCGTGCTATACAG GATATTCTGTTTTTGGCTTGCAGTCATCCTGAGAATAGAACCACAATGACCACAATTGCAGAATGGCCAGAATGGATTTTAGAGGTTTTGATTTATAATCATGAG AAGGGTAGTAAGAAATATGTCGATGGTGTAAGCATTGGTGAGATTGAAGACCTTGTACATAATTTCCTGATTATCATGTTGGAGCATTCAATGCGACAAAAAGATGGGTGGAGG GAGGTGGAGGCTACAATTCATTGTGCAGAGTGGCTTTCAATGGTTGGAGGATCTAGCACTGGAGAACAACGGTTGag GCGCGAACAGTCATTACCAATTTTCAAAAGGAGATTATTAGGCGACCTACTTGATTTCTCTGCCAGGGAGCTTCAAGTTCAG ACTGAAGTAATTGCAGCGGCTGCTGCTGGTGTTGCTGCCGAGGGCTTGTCTCCTGAAGAAGCGAAAGTGCAAGCAGAAAATGCTGCTCATCTCTCAGTAGCACTAGCGGAAAATGCAATAGTTATCCTCATGCTTGTAGAAGATCATCTGAGGACACAAGGCCAACATTTTTGTGTGTCCCGTGTACTTAATAGTGTTTTATCTTCCACCTCCATTGCTTCGTCTGCTCCCAGTCGGTCAAATTCATTGAGCAGAGCTGGTAGTGAGCATATAGATGCTGGACTCTCAAGGCGGTCGTCTTTGTCCAGTGATGCTGGTGGCCTTCCACTAGAT CAGGTGCTTACTTCTATGGCTGATGCAAATGGACAAATTTCTGCTGCCGTGATGGAGCGCcttacagcagcagcagcagctgagCCATATGAATCTGTCAAGCATGCCTTTGTGTCTTATGGGAGCTGCATTGCAGATCTTGCAGAAAGCTGGAAATACAGAAGCCGCTTATGGTACGGTGTAGGCGTTCCATCCAAATCTGATTTATTTGGTGGTGGTGGAAGTGATTCAGAATCTTGGAGATCTGCTTTAGAGAAGGATTCAAATGGGAATTGGGTTGAGCTTCCACTTGTGAAGAAATCACTCGAAGTGCTGCAGGCACTCTTGTTAGATGATTCTGGACTTGGCGGTGGTCTTGGTATTGGAGGGGGGTCTGGCCCTGGTATGGGGGTTATGGCTGCACTTTATCAGTTGCTAGACAGTGATCAGCCATTTCTTTGCATGCTCAGAATGACTCTTGTTTCGATGAGGGAGGATGACAATGGTGAAGGTGATGCTCTTTTGAAGAACACTAGTATAAAGGACGTCATATCAGAAGGAAGCCTGGGGCCATTTGATGGCAACAGTCACTCATCTACAAGGAAACCCCGGCCTGCACTTCTTTGGAG TGTGCTTGGCCCAATTCTGAACATGCCAATTACCGAGTCGAAGAGGCAGAGGGTGTTGGTTGCTTCCTCCATTCTCTATTCAGAG GTATGGCATGCTATTGGTAGGGACAGGAGCCCCCTAAGGAAACAGTACATTGAACTGATTCTACCACCATTTATAGCCATCCTAAGGAGGTGGCGTCCACTTTTGGCTGGTGTTCATGAGCTAACTTCTTATGATGGACGGAATCCACTCATTGCTGATGATCGTGCTCTGGCAGCAGATGCACTACCCATCGAG GCTGCTCTTTCAATGATATCGCCTGGCTGGGCTGCTGCTTTTGCCTCACCACCAGTTGCAATGGCATTAGCCATGATGGCTGCTGGTGCCTCCGGAACCGAAACAGTAACACCTCGAAGGAATACCTTGAGTAGGCATGACACTTCTTTGCCAGAGCGTAAAGCAGCAGCAAGATTACAGACCTTCTCAAGTTTCCAGAAGCCTGTTGAAACAAATCACAACAAGCCTGGGTCCACCCCAAAGGACAAAGCAGGAGTTAAAGCTGCGGCATTAGCTGCTACACGTGACCTTGAGCGGACTGCTAAGATTGGTTCAGGAAGGGGTCTTAGTGCTGTAGCAATGGCAACATCAGGACAGAGGAGAAGTGCAAGTGATATCGATCGTGCAAAGAGGTGGAATACATCTGAAGCTATGAGTGCTGCTTGGATGGAGTGCCTGCAATCAGCTGATTCTAAGCCTGTTTCAGGAAGAGAATTTTCAACTCTTTCATACAAATATGTTgcaattcttgtttctggttttgcCTTTGCACGAAACTTACAGCGAGTTGAG ATGGAGAGGCAAACACAAGTTGATGTGCTGAATCGGCATCGTGCATCAACTGGAGTTCGAGCATGGCGGCATCTTCTTCACTGCCTGACAGAGATGGGAAGATTATATGGACCTTTTGAAGAACCCATGTGTACTCCTGATCGG ATTTTCTGGAAATTAGATTTTACTGAAAGTTCTTCAAGAATGAGAAGATTTATGAAAAGGAACTATAAGGGATCTGAGCATTTGGGTGCAGCTGCTGATTATGATGATCGGAAGCTTCTTAGTGCTGCTGTGCAATCAAATGAACGCAACCCCAAGGGTGCAGATTCTTCATTAACAGACACTATTCCATCAACTGCGCCGGTAGTAATTGCTGAGGCCATGTCAGTGGATGACAGAAATGAGGACATTGAGCAGTTAGAATCTGACACTACTCACAACAGTGCTGATCAACTTCAGTCCTCATCAGCAGACCAACAATCCATGAAAAGATCAGTAGATTCAAGAAGTTCTGGCATTTCTGCCGATCGCAATTTGGTTCGATCCACAGTTGTTGCACCTGGATATGTGCCAACTGAAGCTGATGAGAGAATTATAGTTGAACTTCCATCATTGATGGTGCGACCATTGAAAGTTGTGCGTGGAACCTTCCAA GTAACATCAAAGAGGATTAACTTTATAATTGATGAGCATGCAAGTGACAGTAATGTGGATGATCATGCATCCACTAGTAGCCAATGTTATCAGCAAGATAAAGATCGGAGCTGGTTGATCTCTTCTCTACATCAGATATATAGCAGGCG GTACTTGTTACGACGAAGTGCTTTGGAATTATTTATGGTAGACAGGTCAAATTTCTTTTTTGATTTCGGG GATATGGAAGCACGAAAAAATGCTTATCGGGCGATTATTCACACCAAACCACCTAATTTGAATGACATTTTTCTAGCTACCCAG AGAGCCGAGCAAATCCTTAAAAGAACTCAGTTGATGGAGCGCTGGGCTAACTGGGAG ATTAGCAATTTTGAGTACTTGATGGAACTGAACACTCTTTCTGGGCGCAGTTATAACGACATAACTCAG TATCCTGTTTTCCCCTGGATAATAGCTGATTACCAGTCTAAAGTTTTGAATCTGGATGATCCTTCTGCATACCGTGATCTTTCAAAG CCTATTGGAGCACTAAACCCAGCACGACTAAAAAAGTTCCAAGAACGGTACTCGACGTTTGAGGATCCAATCATCCCCAAGTTCCATTATGGTTCACATTACTCCAGTGCCGGCACG GTCTTGTATTACCTTTTCAGGATGGAGCCCTTTACCACACTATCTATACAATTGCAAGGTGGCAAATTTGACCATGCTGATCGCATGTTTTCTGACCTTTCTGGCACATGGGATAGTGTTCTGGATGACATGAGTGACGTAAAAGAGCTA GTGCCAGAGATGTTTTACCTCCCTGAGGTATTTACCAATATAAATTCTATTGACTTCGGGACAACTCAACTTGGAGGAAAGCTAG ATTCTGTAGAGTTGCCTCCTTGGGCCGAGAACCCTGTTGATTTTGTCCACAAACACCGGAAGGCTCTTGAGAGTGAGCATGTCTCGACTCATTTGCATCACTGGATTGATCTAATATTCGG ATATAAACAGAGGGGTAAAGATGCAGTAATGGCCAACAATGTGTTCTTCTACATCACATATGAGGGAACTGTTGATATCGACAAAATTGCAGATCCG GTGCAACGGCGAGCCATGCAAGATCAAATAGCCTATTTTGGACAAACACCATCTCAATTGCTGACTGTCCCTCacatgaagagaaagtcattgacaGATGTCTTACAACTACAG ACCATATTCCGGAATCCAAGTGAACTTAAATCTTATGTACTGCCTAATCCAGAACGCTGCAATGTCCCAGCAAGTACCATGCTTGTATCAAATGATTCTATTGTAGTTGTAGATATGAATGTGCCCGCGGCGCATATTGCACTTCACCAGTGGCAACCAAATACTCCAGACGGCCAAGGGGCACCTTTCCTTTTTCATCATGGTAGAAATGCTGCAAGTTCAACAAGTGGTGCATTCATGCGTATGTTCAAAGGATCCACTAGTTCTGGAGAAGATTATGAGTTCCCAAGAGCTATAGCATTTGCTGCTTCTGCAATCCGTAGTTCAGCTATAGTTGCTGTCACCTTTGACAAAGACATCATCACTG GTGGGCATGCAGACTGTTCGGTGAAGTTGATCTCCCCAGATGGAGCAAAGACAATTGAAAGTGCTTCTGGGCATCTTGCTCCAGTGACCTGCCTTGCACTTTCCCCTGATAGCAACTACCTTGTGACGGGGTCTCGAGATACTACAGTTATACTCTGGAGGATTCATCAGGCAGGCTTTATACATAAGAAAAATCCTCCTGAACCTCCACCTGCAACACCAAGGACACCACGCAGCCCTCTTCCTACTAGTCCTAGTAGCATGAGCAACCTTTTAGAAACCAGGAAATGTCGAATCGAAGGTCCTATGCATGTGTTAAGAGGACACCTTGGAGAAGTAATTAGCTGTGCAGTTAGTCCAGACTTGGGACTTGTTGTATCCTCGTCAAACATGTCTGGTGTGGTGCTACATTCTTTGCGGACTGGTCGGCTGATAAGGAAGATTCATGTAGCGGAGGCGCATTTTGTATCCTTGTCTTCCCAGGGTATCATTTTGGTTTGGAGTGAATCGAAGAAAAGATTATCTAGCTTCACAGTCAATGGAGTCCCTATTGCCACCTCAGTTCTATCACCCTTTTCTGGGGGAGTTAGTTGCATTGAGATTTCTATGGATGGCCATTTTgccctcatcggaacttgttcatcCAGCCATTACAAGTGCGAGGACAATACTGAGCCTGGGAAACAAAGTCGCAAGGCTGATATATCTGAGCAAACTGAAATCGGGCAATCTGTTCATGTGCCTTCGATCTGCTTCGTTGATCTGCATAAACTTAAG GTATTTCATACACTGGAGCTGGGAAAGGGCCAGGACATCACAGCAATTGCATTAAACAAAGAGAACACTAATCTTCTAGTTTCTACTGCTGATAAGGGTCTAATGGTGTTCACTGATCCTGCT TTGAGCTTGAAGGTAGTGGATCAGATGCTACGCCTTGGCTGGGAAGGGGACGGACTTCTTCAGTCATGA